In one window of Helianthus annuus cultivar XRQ/B chromosome 17, HanXRQr2.0-SUNRISE, whole genome shotgun sequence DNA:
- the LOC110924505 gene encoding N66 matrix protein-like, with amino-acid sequence MSMVTTSKPATITEAIDLSVALTEEAIRKFSNFKKGTSSANKKKEVNPPAEIKTGAENKGKGYMGTQPKCDVCQYHHAGQCRVRKCESCGKVGHSKETCWAGTGRGGQRGYGNGNNNRGGNGYGNRNQGRNGGNGNRSNFGNQAGSGNRGANNNQGGNGNGNG; translated from the exons atgagtaTGGTGACAACATCGAAGCCTGCCACAATCACTGAGGCGATTGATCTAAGTGTGGCATTAACCGAAGAGGCGATCAG gaagttctcaaacttcaagAAAGGCACCAGCAGTGCTAACAAGAAGAAGGAAGTAAACCCACCAGCTGAGATCAAGACTGGTGCTGAAAACAAAGGAAAAGGGTATATGGGCACTCAGCCCAAATGTGATGTGTGCCAGTACCATCATGCCGGCCAATGCAGAGTTAGGAAGTGTGAGTCTTGTGGGAAGGTTGGCCATTCGAAGGAGACATGCTGGGCTGGTACTGGTCGTGGTGGTCAAAGAGGTTATGGCAATGGAAACAATAATCGTGGTGGAAATGGGTATGGAAACCGCAATCAAGGAAGGAATGGCGGTAATGGTAATCGTAGTAATTTTGGAAATCAAGCCGGTAGTGGAAACCGTGGAGCAAACAACAATCAAGGTGGTAACGGAAATGGTAATGGTTGA
- the LOC110922156 gene encoding uncharacterized protein LOC110922156, whose amino-acid sequence MSLAQRYLAGPTVEAQVADMIFEFLDDSEVSSGSSCNSSDHNNNREIEEDETVGDPEENKLFWESQEQDLAECLFRTSTIESKIRQATREIVKEIKGVAVCGCGSATMAVDGCRRCFQRVISDRLQHAGYSCGICKAKWMNLKQIPAGEHTYIEVLDNSNSKKGVTRVIIELNLRTEFEMAKGSQEYNHLISRLPELYVGKTERLESLIKILCLASKRCMKDQKMHIAPWRKLKYMQAKWHGVRESESGLSPDILPIVERSRRLSRPMVSLLTFDLVENLSMSSSLHKWQLITEAC is encoded by the exons ATGAGTCTTGCACAAAGATACCTGGCCGGACCAACTGTGGAAGCCCAGGTAGCCGATATGATCTTCGAGTTCCTTGACGATAGTGAGGTGTCATCAGGAAGTTCATGCAATTCTAGTGACCACAACAACAATCGCGAAATAGAAGAAGATGAAACTGTTGGTGATCCGGAGGAGAACAAATTGTTTTGGGAATCTCAAGAACAAGATCTCGCT GAATGTTTATTTAGAACTAGCACAATTGAGTCGAAAATAAGGCAGGCAACAAGAGAGATTGTGAAGGAGATTAAAGGGGTGGCCGTTTGCGGATGTGGGTCTGCTACGATGGCGGTTGATGGTTGCCGGAGGTGTTTCCAGAGGGTGATCTCCGACAGGTTGCAACATGCAGGCTACAGCTGTGGCATTTGCAAGGCGAAGTGGATGAATCTAAAACAAATCCCAGCAG GGGAACACACCTATATAGAAGTATTGGACAATTCAAACTCTAAAAAAGGGGTTACAAGAGTGATTATTGAGTTAAATCTACGGACAGAATTCGAGATGGCCAAGGGTAGCCAAGAATACAACCATCTAATAAGCCGGCTACCAGAACTATACGTCGGAAAAACAGAAAGACTTGAATCATTGATCAAGATACTATGCTTGGCATCGAAAAGGTGCATGAAAGATCAAAAAATGCACATTGCTCCATGGCGGAAGCTCAAATATATGCAAGCTAAATGGCATGGAGTACGTGAATCTGAATCGGGTTTGTCTCCTGATATCTTGCCGATTGTTGAGCGTTCTAGACGTTTGTCAAGGCCAATGGTTTCATTGCTTACCTTTGATTTGGTTGAGAACTTGAGCATGTCATCTAGTCTACATAAATGGCAATTAATAACAGAGGCTTGTTGA